From a region of the Halomonas sp. HL-93 genome:
- a CDS encoding WD40 repeat domain-containing protein, whose product MNKQKIIALVIVVGTVLALAYYGVMMLTRLEPVTSLSMSSNGRYVISAHEDGALVLWDIDAKKREQLSDNANLYSAYFIPEGDAFLWQDQDDVVYVQRVDGEVIEEFEHFPTYGHVMSADRQDYLSSNQTWNIYHGHGDALRPVLLDSQSPSFTGTGQVLNLSMGDGFFVSGGSGSPGGELEDSPPVREEDDFRFSSSYGGVTLWDTDTLEPVAKLPGNSSKTYATVSPDGQWVVSGDENTIGLFWNTDEPQERHRMADYDSGVLLDDLPDGLPEEDYWDASELIDVPRKEKPDEHGIYRPLATPTTIAIAFINGSEEFLRIGHSHYRSDGTSQTYAALFKAGNPWPQAYLDLGTDPFPSVNNYSRNLSIDSAPDANLLVTGHAFDGGITVYRYDPEERTLAKEWVGQ is encoded by the coding sequence ATGAATAAGCAAAAAATAATCGCTCTTGTAATAGTTGTTGGCACTGTATTGGCTTTGGCCTATTACGGCGTAATGATGCTAACAAGGCTTGAACCGGTTACTTCACTAAGCATGTCTAGCAATGGTCGCTATGTGATCTCTGCCCACGAAGACGGCGCGCTGGTGCTATGGGATATAGACGCCAAGAAGAGAGAGCAACTGTCTGATAATGCGAACCTTTATAGTGCCTATTTTATCCCCGAAGGCGATGCATTCCTATGGCAGGATCAAGATGATGTCGTTTATGTGCAGCGCGTCGATGGCGAGGTGATTGAGGAATTTGAGCACTTCCCGACCTATGGGCATGTGATGTCCGCTGATAGACAGGACTACCTCTCCAGTAATCAAACCTGGAACATTTACCATGGACATGGCGATGCGTTACGCCCCGTTTTGCTTGATAGCCAAAGCCCCAGCTTTACCGGCACCGGGCAAGTCTTGAACCTTTCTATGGGCGACGGGTTTTTCGTCTCCGGGGGCTCGGGAAGTCCTGGTGGCGAACTCGAAGACTCCCCGCCGGTACGGGAAGAGGACGATTTTCGTTTTTCCTCCAGCTACGGCGGGGTGACGTTATGGGATACTGATACTTTGGAACCCGTAGCTAAATTGCCGGGCAACTCATCCAAAACCTATGCCACCGTTAGCCCGGACGGTCAGTGGGTGGTCAGCGGTGACGAGAATACCATCGGGCTTTTCTGGAATACGGATGAACCTCAAGAACGCCACAGAATGGCTGACTATGATAGCGGTGTTTTGTTAGATGATTTGCCAGATGGGCTACCAGAAGAAGATTATTGGGATGCCAGTGAATTAATTGATGTCCCAAGGAAGGAAAAGCCTGATGAACATGGTATTTATCGCCCGTTAGCTACACCAACGACTATTGCCATTGCTTTTATCAATGGCAGTGAGGAGTTCTTACGCATCGGCCATAGCCATTATCGTAGTGATGGCACTAGTCAAACCTATGCCGCCCTGTTCAAGGCAGGCAACCCCTGGCCCCAGGCATATCTTGATTTAGGTACGGATCCTTTTCCCTCAGTCAATAACTACTCTCGCAACCTGAGTATCGACTCCGCGCCTGATGCCAACCTGTTAGTCACCGGCCATGCCTTTGATGGCGGTATCACCGTGTACCGCTATGACCCGGAAGAGCGCACGCTAGCCAAGGAGTGGGTAGGGCAGTAA
- the nirD gene encoding nitrite reductase small subunit NirD translates to MTATAMKKEMDNVSVENSKTWQKVCHKADLVEFSGVAAWLDSGAPPAQVAIFYLPGHGNELFALDHHDPFSNANVIARGIVGDLKGAPVVASPIYKQHFRLEDGQCLEDEDVKLRTWPIEFKGDEVWIEG, encoded by the coding sequence ATGACCGCAACGGCAATGAAAAAAGAGATGGATAACGTGAGTGTTGAAAACAGCAAGACCTGGCAAAAAGTCTGTCACAAAGCCGACCTGGTGGAGTTTTCCGGTGTGGCCGCCTGGCTGGATAGCGGCGCCCCCCCGGCCCAGGTGGCCATTTTCTATTTACCAGGCCATGGCAACGAGCTTTTCGCCCTCGACCATCACGATCCGTTCTCCAACGCCAACGTCATTGCCCGGGGTATTGTCGGCGATCTAAAAGGTGCCCCAGTCGTCGCCTCGCCCATCTATAAGCAGCACTTTCGTCTGGAAGACGGCCAGTGCCTGGAGGATGAGGACGTCAAACTACGCACATGGCCAATTGAGTTCAAAGGCGATGAGGTATGGATCGAGGGGTGA
- a CDS encoding NAD(P)/FAD-dependent oxidoreductase translates to METFPRCSLDDHLVIIGNGMASHRLVEALVNAPQRPKVITVIGEEPVPAYNRILLSPLLAGDMQHNALTLRDADWYRENGISLRLGERVETIDRENRTLTTDGGHTIRYDRLVLATGSRPTLPKVPGIALDGVHGFRDLDDAAALEAIAQQGGHALVIGGGLLGLEAAEGLRKRGQGLDVSVLQRSDRLMNRQLDATAANLLKASLVERGLNIVTQAQLAKLEGDPTGRVCAAVLNDGRRLPADSVIIAAGITPNAELGQSAGLTTDRAIKVDRHLTTSDPHIFALGECCQFEQHTYGLVEPIWHQVKVLAAVLCGDAGDGYREAPTATKLKVSGVSLFAFGPTEASPEHDELRYHDPQRGDYRRLLLRDGRIEGAVLYGDTQHGPWYFEQALAGNDLSACRQALLFGAADVEVLREAASQLLPDPSGPSSKHSSHTTSEAA, encoded by the coding sequence ATGGAAACCTTTCCCCGGTGCTCACTCGATGACCACTTGGTCATTATCGGCAACGGCATGGCCAGTCACCGATTGGTGGAAGCCCTGGTCAATGCCCCCCAACGCCCTAAGGTAATTACCGTGATTGGGGAAGAGCCGGTGCCCGCCTACAATCGCATTCTGCTCTCCCCACTGTTAGCTGGCGACATGCAGCACAATGCGCTAACCCTGCGCGACGCTGACTGGTACCGGGAAAACGGTATCTCGCTACGTCTCGGCGAGCGCGTCGAAACCATCGATCGTGAGAACCGTACACTGACAACCGATGGCGGGCACACCATACGCTATGATCGCCTCGTGCTGGCCACCGGCTCGCGTCCGACGCTTCCCAAGGTGCCGGGCATAGCGCTAGATGGCGTGCACGGTTTTCGTGATTTAGACGACGCCGCTGCGCTTGAAGCCATTGCCCAACAGGGCGGCCATGCGCTGGTAATTGGCGGTGGCCTGCTGGGTCTGGAAGCCGCCGAGGGGTTACGCAAACGCGGCCAGGGGCTAGACGTTAGCGTTTTACAGCGCAGCGACCGGCTAATGAACCGCCAGTTGGACGCCACCGCCGCCAACCTGCTGAAAGCCTCACTCGTTGAGCGCGGGCTCAACATTGTCACCCAAGCGCAGTTGGCAAAACTCGAAGGCGACCCTACCGGCCGCGTCTGCGCTGCCGTGCTGAATGACGGACGTCGACTGCCTGCCGACAGCGTGATTATCGCCGCTGGCATCACCCCCAACGCCGAATTGGGGCAATCAGCAGGGCTCACCACCGACCGTGCGATCAAGGTCGACCGCCATCTCACCACCTCCGACCCGCATATTTTTGCCCTGGGCGAATGCTGCCAGTTTGAGCAGCACACCTATGGGCTGGTCGAGCCCATTTGGCATCAGGTCAAGGTATTGGCAGCGGTGCTTTGTGGCGACGCGGGCGACGGCTACCGCGAGGCACCCACCGCTACCAAGCTCAAAGTCAGCGGCGTTTCGCTTTTCGCGTTTGGCCCTACCGAGGCCTCGCCCGAGCATGACGAGCTTCGCTACCACGACCCACAACGGGGCGACTACCGGCGCTTATTACTGCGCGACGGCCGCATTGAAGGAGCCGTGCTCTATGGCGACACCCAACACGGCCCCTGGTACTTCGAGCAGGCGCTGGCGGGGAACGACCTGAGTGCCTGTCGTCAGGCGCTGCTGTTCGGCGCCGCGGATGTCGAGGTGCTACGTGAAGCGGCATCTCAACTGCTCCCTGATCCTTCTGGACCCTCTTCTAAACACTCTTCTCATACAACGTCGGAGGCGGCTTAA
- a CDS encoding alpha/beta hydrolase yields MPAHCSVGVTVLIVHRDTLGRYLPEGTSVKLVDSAGKTITATIDAEGASRHEGAAPNKVAWQLMDAHGQHLVAVDDKPLEPCRAAAEPPEVDIAMDETTIQATYLPPPISLNLRDEMTSPEADLLSDEQLEQLRLAGNNATLFLHGYNVPLGQYGSFASWEKRSDISAKPLLTTAHTASSATILQDIDKVNIQVPVTRGKIANNLYHTPTENGSDEYREAYCNGSGAYNWFVHMEHQLNRAAGMTEEDWRPYTRMVGIAWFGDTGSVDFFQAELNAMAAGRRLVALLEQLDEAGIAINIISHSLGARVVLTALNILGEQERHQWIDNIYLWQPAVADNALVNDSSQDSHPLGMGVFPDAHKAARKVVVLHSEEDGILGPPPQDSRSFWQQVAEVISPTAVWAQELFGADDMLDELIGSAGGAYGKKWWVFPAGLSTPLIRYYTDKAPDDTVQPPVPPPIPVGPDPYGKEHAARAWQAFRKLAIEEAREAIASADPLPTYDLLAPLAHHAVVSEERAASYIDTLEWLVGRNWRAGRGPRAALGSVGFGVVRADNVFIRRKLGTEEFDFVDQTLWLFDHSGMKIPSDEVFEKSYQEGIIDRIKEASRFGRYE; encoded by the coding sequence ATGCCTGCCCACTGTAGCGTGGGCGTTACCGTCTTGATTGTGCATCGCGATACGCTGGGGCGTTATCTACCGGAAGGCACAAGCGTCAAGTTAGTTGATTCTGCCGGAAAGACCATCACCGCCACCATTGATGCCGAGGGCGCAAGTCGTCATGAAGGGGCGGCGCCTAATAAGGTCGCCTGGCAACTAATGGATGCCCATGGTCAGCACCTGGTGGCGGTCGACGATAAGCCGCTGGAACCATGTCGAGCAGCGGCGGAGCCTCCGGAAGTCGATATTGCCATGGATGAAACGACGATCCAGGCCACCTACCTGCCTCCGCCTATCAGCCTCAATCTGCGCGATGAAATGACCTCACCCGAGGCCGACTTACTGAGCGACGAGCAACTGGAACAGCTGCGTTTGGCGGGTAACAACGCCACGCTGTTCTTGCATGGCTACAATGTCCCACTGGGTCAGTACGGGTCGTTTGCCTCCTGGGAAAAGCGCAGCGATATCAGTGCTAAACCGTTATTAACCACTGCCCATACGGCCAGCAGCGCCACCATTCTTCAAGATATCGACAAGGTAAATATCCAAGTACCTGTCACGAGAGGCAAGATAGCCAACAATCTCTATCATACGCCGACCGAAAATGGATCGGATGAATATCGTGAGGCGTATTGTAACGGCAGTGGTGCCTACAACTGGTTCGTTCACATGGAGCATCAGCTCAACCGTGCGGCGGGGATGACCGAAGAAGACTGGCGACCCTACACCCGCATGGTGGGCATCGCCTGGTTTGGCGATACGGGCAGCGTCGACTTCTTCCAGGCCGAACTCAATGCGATGGCAGCAGGGCGGCGGTTGGTCGCTTTGCTTGAACAGCTTGATGAAGCAGGCATTGCCATCAATATCATCAGCCACTCGCTGGGCGCGCGCGTGGTACTCACGGCACTCAATATTCTCGGTGAGCAGGAGCGCCACCAATGGATCGACAATATTTATCTGTGGCAGCCAGCGGTTGCCGATAACGCGCTCGTCAATGATTCCTCTCAGGACAGCCACCCGCTGGGCATGGGCGTCTTCCCCGACGCCCACAAGGCAGCGCGCAAGGTGGTGGTGTTGCACTCCGAGGAGGATGGCATCCTCGGGCCGCCGCCGCAGGATAGCCGCTCCTTCTGGCAACAGGTAGCTGAAGTCATCAGCCCCACCGCAGTGTGGGCACAAGAGCTATTCGGCGCCGACGATATGTTGGATGAACTCATCGGCTCGGCGGGAGGCGCCTACGGTAAAAAGTGGTGGGTATTCCCCGCTGGCCTGTCGACGCCCTTAATCCGCTACTACACCGATAAGGCACCGGACGATACGGTACAACCTCCTGTGCCTCCACCCATACCGGTTGGCCCTGATCCTTATGGCAAGGAGCACGCTGCAAGGGCTTGGCAGGCATTCAGAAAGCTGGCGATTGAGGAGGCGCGTGAGGCAATCGCCAGCGCCGACCCCTTGCCCACTTATGACCTGTTGGCACCGCTCGCCCACCATGCCGTGGTGAGCGAAGAACGCGCCGCCTCCTATATCGATACCCTGGAGTGGCTGGTAGGCAGGAATTGGCGAGCGGGGAGAGGACCGCGCGCAGCGCTGGGGAGTGTCGGGTTTGGTGTGGTGCGTGCTGATAATGTTTTTATTAGAAGGAAATTAGGTACTGAAGAATTCGACTTCGTCGACCAGACACTATGGTTATTTGATCACTCGGGAATGAAAATTCCTAGCGATGAGGTGTTTGAGAAAAGCTATCAGGAAGGGATTATTGATCGGATCAAGGAGGCATCGCGTTTTGGTCGCTATGAATAA
- the nirB gene encoding nitrite reductase large subunit NirB — protein sequence MSTQQQLIIIGNGMVGHHLVEQLVDNGALDRYQVTVFGEERHRAYDRVHLSEYFSGRDAESLALCDADYYATSGVTLRTGEAVTHIDRDQQEVVTDQGRYPYDQLVLATGSYPFVPPIPGNDRDGCLVYRTLDDLDDIRAAAENATNGVVVGGGLLGLEAANALRGLNLDTAVVEFASRLMPMQVDNEGGELLREKIEALGVQVLTERATQRIEDGDASRHRMVFQDDKVLETDLIVFSAGIRPRDQLARDCDLEIGERGGVVVDDQCRTSDPAILAIGEVALWNQSIFGLVAPGYQMAKAALATLTDGDTRFSGADMSTKLKLLGVDVGSIGDAHGNQNPGARMFRYLDPLTQVYRKMVVSSDGKKLLGAMLVGDNSAYDTLLQYYSNGIELPDEPASLILPQSSGAAPALGPDALPETATICSCHNVTKGDICATIDGGAVDLAGVKGETKASTGCGGCTALLKSVVDHELEARGVEVDKSICEHFAHTRQGLYDIVRVEGIKTFSELIDKHGNPETHRLGCDICKPAVASILASCFNEPITDAAHVPLQDTNDTFMANMQKNGTYSVVPRVAGGEITPDKLIALGAVAKKYNLYSKVTGGQRIDLFGARLEDLPDIWSELIDAGFETGHAYGKSLRTVKSCVGSTWCRYGVQDSVGMAIQLENRYKGLRAPHKIKFGVSGCTRECAEAQSKDIGIIATENGWNLYVCGNGGMRPRHAELFATDLDDEQLYRTIDRFLMFYVRTADRLQRTSVWRENLEGGLDYLKEVILEDSLDIGDELERQMQTVIDNYQCEWADAISDPEKLKRFRSFVNDERPDPSIIMTSERGQLRPA from the coding sequence ATGTCTACCCAACAGCAGCTTATTATTATTGGTAACGGCATGGTCGGCCACCACCTGGTCGAGCAGCTCGTAGATAACGGCGCTCTTGATCGCTATCAGGTCACCGTGTTTGGCGAAGAGCGTCATCGCGCCTATGATCGCGTCCACCTTTCGGAATATTTCAGCGGCCGCGATGCCGAGTCGCTCGCCCTGTGCGACGCCGACTACTACGCCACCAGTGGCGTCACGCTGCGCACCGGCGAAGCCGTGACGCACATTGATCGCGACCAGCAGGAAGTGGTGACCGACCAGGGGCGCTACCCCTACGACCAGTTGGTACTGGCCACCGGCTCCTATCCCTTCGTGCCGCCGATTCCCGGCAACGACCGCGACGGCTGCCTGGTCTACCGTACGCTGGATGATCTGGACGACATCCGCGCGGCGGCCGAAAACGCCACGAACGGCGTGGTGGTCGGCGGCGGCCTGCTCGGTTTGGAAGCGGCCAATGCCCTACGCGGTTTGAACCTGGATACCGCCGTGGTGGAGTTTGCCTCGCGGCTGATGCCGATGCAGGTGGATAATGAAGGCGGCGAATTGCTGCGTGAAAAAATCGAAGCCTTGGGCGTGCAGGTGCTTACCGAGCGGGCCACCCAACGTATCGAAGACGGCGACGCGAGCCGCCACCGTATGGTATTCCAAGACGACAAGGTGCTGGAAACCGACCTGATTGTGTTCTCGGCGGGCATTCGCCCCCGCGACCAGCTGGCCCGGGACTGCGACCTGGAGATCGGCGAGCGCGGCGGCGTGGTGGTCGACGACCAGTGCCGCACCAGCGATCCCGCCATCCTGGCGATCGGTGAAGTCGCCCTATGGAACCAGAGCATTTTCGGCCTGGTCGCCCCCGGCTATCAGATGGCCAAGGCGGCGCTCGCCACGCTGACCGACGGCGATACCCGCTTTAGCGGCGCAGACATGAGTACCAAGCTCAAACTGCTCGGCGTGGATGTGGGGTCGATTGGCGATGCCCACGGCAATCAGAACCCGGGGGCGCGGATGTTCCGCTACCTCGACCCGCTCACTCAGGTGTACCGCAAGATGGTCGTCTCCAGCGACGGCAAGAAGCTGCTGGGGGCCATGCTGGTGGGCGATAACAGCGCCTACGACACGCTGCTGCAGTACTATTCAAACGGCATCGAACTGCCCGACGAGCCGGCCTCATTGATTCTGCCGCAAAGCAGTGGTGCCGCCCCGGCGCTTGGCCCCGATGCCCTGCCGGAAACCGCCACTATTTGCTCCTGTCACAACGTCACCAAAGGCGATATTTGTGCCACGATTGACGGCGGCGCGGTCGATTTGGCGGGTGTGAAAGGCGAGACCAAAGCCAGCACCGGCTGCGGTGGCTGCACGGCGCTGCTCAAAAGTGTCGTGGATCACGAACTCGAAGCCCGCGGCGTGGAAGTCGATAAATCGATTTGCGAGCACTTCGCCCATACCCGCCAGGGGCTTTACGACATCGTGCGCGTAGAAGGCATTAAAACCTTCAGCGAACTGATCGACAAGCACGGCAATCCTGAGACCCACCGCCTGGGCTGCGATATCTGCAAACCCGCCGTGGCCTCGATTCTAGCGTCGTGCTTTAACGAGCCGATCACCGACGCGGCGCATGTGCCGCTGCAGGATACCAACGACACCTTCATGGCCAACATGCAGAAAAACGGCACCTACTCGGTGGTGCCGCGGGTTGCCGGTGGTGAAATCACCCCTGACAAGCTAATCGCGCTTGGCGCGGTGGCCAAGAAATATAACCTCTACTCCAAAGTCACCGGCGGCCAGCGCATCGATTTATTCGGTGCCCGCCTGGAAGACCTGCCGGATATCTGGAGCGAACTGATCGACGCCGGTTTTGAAACCGGCCACGCCTACGGCAAATCGCTGCGCACGGTGAAGTCCTGCGTCGGTAGCACCTGGTGCCGCTACGGCGTGCAGGACAGCGTCGGCATGGCGATCCAACTGGAGAATCGCTACAAGGGCCTGCGTGCGCCGCACAAGATCAAGTTTGGCGTTTCCGGCTGCACCCGTGAGTGCGCCGAAGCGCAGAGCAAAGACATTGGCATTATCGCCACTGAGAACGGCTGGAACCTGTATGTGTGCGGTAACGGCGGCATGCGCCCACGCCACGCCGAGCTGTTTGCCACCGACCTGGACGATGAGCAGCTCTACCGCACCATTGACCGCTTCCTGATGTTCTATGTGCGCACCGCAGACCGCCTGCAGCGTACGTCCGTATGGCGGGAGAACCTCGAAGGTGGCCTGGATTACCTGAAAGAGGTGATTCTGGAAGACAGCCTGGATATCGGCGACGAGCTAGAGCGTCAGATGCAAACTGTCATCGACAACTATCAGTGCGAATGGGCCGATGCCATCAGCGATCCGGAAAAACTCAAGCGTTTCAGAAGCTTCGTCAACGACGAGCGCCCGGACCCGTCGATCATCATGACCAGCGAGCGCGGCCAACTTCGGCCTGCTTAA
- a CDS encoding WD40 repeat domain-containing protein: MLASVIASARHRLRELVIIMLVVMAAGAWLWFTLSRLEPVTSLSVSSDGRYVISAHKDGALVLWNIEDQKREVLSNEANIYSAYFIERGNAFLWLDQNDAVYVQGVDGEVIEEFEHFPTYGHVMDSTFSDYLASDIDWNIFHGHGGAMKPVMQDGVSPSFKGSGKILKLTLSEQGRKFVSAGVGDRESPSVDEVPAVAPERRFSNYTGVTLWDLDTFEPISMLPGNSFKVDATISPDGQWVVSGDENTLGFFWDTNAPQERRRMADYLSGVFLEDVPEGLATDEYWDKSKLIDVPRKDKPDEHGVYRPLATPTTIATAFIKGSEEFLRIGYSQYSSDGTSQTYAGLFEAGNPWPQAYLDLGTDPFPSVNDYSRNLSIDSAPDANLLVTGHAFDGGITVYRYDPEERTLAKEWVGQ; this comes from the coding sequence ATGCTGGCAAGCGTCATCGCGAGCGCTAGACACCGCCTCCGTGAGTTGGTCATTATCATGCTGGTGGTCATGGCCGCTGGTGCTTGGCTCTGGTTCACGCTTAGTCGCCTGGAGCCGGTGACCTCGCTAAGCGTTTCCAGCGATGGTCGCTATGTGATCTCTGCCCACAAAGATGGTGCGCTAGTGCTGTGGAATATCGAGGACCAAAAACGGGAAGTGCTTTCCAATGAAGCCAATATCTACAGCGCTTACTTTATTGAAAGGGGAAATGCATTCCTATGGCTGGATCAGAATGATGCGGTGTACGTGCAGGGCGTCGATGGCGAGGTGATTGAAGAGTTTGAACACTTTCCCACCTACGGGCATGTGATGGACTCAACCTTTTCCGATTATTTAGCTTCCGATATTGACTGGAACATCTTCCATGGTCACGGGGGCGCCATGAAGCCGGTCATGCAAGATGGTGTCTCTCCCAGTTTTAAAGGGTCGGGAAAGATATTGAAACTAACGCTGTCTGAGCAGGGGCGTAAATTCGTATCAGCAGGGGTGGGAGATCGTGAAAGCCCAAGCGTCGACGAGGTGCCTGCAGTCGCACCTGAACGTCGATTCAGCAACTATACGGGCGTGACGCTATGGGATCTTGACACGTTTGAGCCTATTTCCATGCTACCAGGGAACTCGTTTAAGGTAGATGCCACTATCAGCCCCGATGGGCAGTGGGTGGTCAGTGGTGATGAGAATACTTTGGGTTTTTTCTGGGATACAAATGCACCACAAGAGCGCCGCCGTATGGCTGACTACCTCAGTGGTGTTTTCCTAGAAGATGTTCCAGAAGGTTTGGCAACGGATGAGTACTGGGATAAAAGTAAACTTATTGATGTTCCAAGAAAAGATAAGCCTGATGAGCACGGCGTTTATCGTCCGCTAGCTACGCCAACGACCATTGCCACTGCCTTTATCAAGGGCAGCGAGGAGTTCCTGCGTATTGGTTACAGCCAGTATAGCAGTGATGGCACTAGCCAAACCTATGCCGGTCTGTTCGAGGCAGGCAACCCCTGGCCCCAAGCGTATCTTGATTTGGGCACTGATCCTTTTCCCTCAGTGAATGATTACTCCCGCAACCTGAGTATCGACTCCGCGCCTGATGCGAACTTGCTGGTCACCGGGCATGCTTTTGATGGCGGTATCACCGTGTACCGTTACGATCCTGAAGAACGCACGCTAGCCAAGGAGTGGGTGGGGCAGTGA